In Schaalia sp. JY-X169, the following are encoded in one genomic region:
- a CDS encoding RNA polymerase-binding protein RbpA, translating to MADRALRGMQIGSKSLESEDGVVFAERFEAKYVCSNGHEFKIAMAFDAEPPATWECRCGEVAELVGEAAEEDESKNIKPQRTHWDMLLERRSLEELDVLLQEQLEAYRNGDLIFDTDYRRP from the coding sequence GTGGCTGACCGTGCATTACGAGGCATGCAAATAGGGTCCAAATCATTGGAGTCTGAAGATGGCGTAGTTTTCGCTGAGCGCTTTGAGGCAAAATACGTCTGCTCCAATGGCCACGAGTTCAAGATTGCAATGGCCTTTGATGCAGAACCCCCTGCAACTTGGGAATGCCGTTGCGGCGAAGTTGCGGAACTTGTGGGCGAAGCAGCCGAAGAAGATGAATCAAAAAACATCAAGCCACAGCGTACCCACTGGGATATGTTGCTGGAACGACGCAGCCTTGAGGAATTGGACGTACTGCTCCAGGAACAGCTCGAGGCATACCGCAACGGCGACTTGATCTTCGATACGGACTATCGCAGACCCTAA